A region of Dioscorea cayenensis subsp. rotundata cultivar TDr96_F1 chromosome 5, TDr96_F1_v2_PseudoChromosome.rev07_lg8_w22 25.fasta, whole genome shotgun sequence DNA encodes the following proteins:
- the LOC120260400 gene encoding ras-related protein Rab7-like — translation MASRRRMLLKVIILGDSGVGKTSLMNQYVNKKFSNQYKATIGADFLTKEVQFEDRLFTLQIWDTAGQERFQSLGVAFYRGADCCVLVYDVNVMKSFDNLNNWREEFLIQASPSDPENFPFVVLGNKIDVDGGNSRVVSEKKARAWCASKGNIPYFETSAKEGFNVEAAFQCIAKNALKNEPEEEIYLPDTVDVAGGRQQRPSSGCEC, via the exons ATGGCGTCTCGGCGGCGAATGCTTCTCAAAGTCATCATCCTCGGTGACAGTGG GGTTGGGAAGACGTCTCTGATGAATCA ATATGTGAATAAGAAGTTTAGCAATCAGTATAAAGCGACGATTGGAGCTGATTTCTTGACGAAAGAGGTCCAATTTGAGGATAGACTGTTCACTTTGCAG ATATGGGATACAGCAGGACAAGAAAGGTTCCAGAGTCTTGGTGTGGCTTTCTATCGTGGCGCAGATTGCTGTGTTCTTGTGTATGATGTTAATGTTATGAAGTCATTTGATAACCTGAATAATTGGCGGGAAGAATTTCTGATTCAG GCTAGCCCCTCTGATCCTGAAAACTTTCCATTTGTTGTGCTGGGAAACAAGATAGATGTTGATGGTGGAAACAGCAGAGTG GTCtctgaaaagaaagcaagaGCCTGGTGTGCTTCAAAGGGTAACATTCCATACTTTGAGACATCTGCTAAAGAAGGATTCAATGTTGAAGCTGCTTTTCAGTGTATCGCCAAGAATGCCCTCAAGAATGAACCAGAGGAAGAGAT ATATCTGCCGGACACTGTCGATGTAGCTGGCGGACGACAACAAAGACCATCATCAGGTTGTGAATGCTAG
- the LOC120260398 gene encoding LOW QUALITY PROTEIN: rhomboid-like protein 11, chloroplastic (The sequence of the model RefSeq protein was modified relative to this genomic sequence to represent the inferred CDS: deleted 1 base in 1 codon): MSGLSLFRGASPAPSLAVTGTAASAAARFSIPRARLHALRAPATFRHSYRWTLFPRDKTSALIARRRPVGCRMKGESSDITSELELGRPEGKKLPNKRVNGIFWILLINLGIYVADHVFQVQGIKSLYLYHSWPAWYQFVTATFCHANWNHLSSNLFFLYIFGKLVEEEEGNFALWISYILTGAGANLVSWLVLPRFAISVGASGAVFGLFAISVLVKLSWDWRKILEVLILGQFVIDKVMEAAQASTGLVGPLGQGSSLQNVNHIAHLSGALVGVALVLFLYRIPTQPSDLDSKDGNGKQT; this comes from the exons ATGTCGGGGCTCTCGCTCTTTCGTGGCGCCAGCCCCGCGCCTTCCCTCGCCGTCACCGGCACCGCTGCCTCCGCCGCCGCGCGCTTCTCCATTCCACGAGCGCGTCTCCACGCACTCCGCGCTCCGGCAACGTTCCGACACTCGTACCGATGGACGCTGTTTCCTCGAGACAAGACTTCGGCTTTGATCGCTCGGCGTCGTCCTGTTGGTTGTCGAATGAAAGGAGAATCATCAG ATATCACTTCAGAATTGGAGCTTGGTAGGCCAGAAGGAAAGAAACTACCAAACAAACGTGTGAATGGGATATTCTGGATCCTACTTATTAACCTTGGAATTTATGTTGCAGATCATGTGTTTCAG GTTCAAGGGATCAAATCGCTATATTTGTACCACAGTTGGCCAGCTTGGTATCAATTTGTGACGGCAACATTCTGTCATGCCAATTG GAACCATCTATCAAGCAATCTGTTCTTCTTGTACATTTTTG GGAAGCTTGTTGAAGAGGAGGAAGGAAATTTTGCATTGTGGATATCCTACATCTTAACTGGTGCCGGAGCAAACCTTGTCTCATGGTTAGTTCTTCCAAGGTTTGCAATCTCTGTG GGAGCATCCGGTGCTGTCTTTGGACTCTTTGCTATAAGTGTACTTGTGAAG TTATCATGGGACTGGAGAAAAATTCTTGAAGTTCTCATACTCGGACAATTTGTTATCGATAAG GTTATGGAAGCAGCACAAGCTTCAACAGGGCTGGTGGGCCCTTTAGGCCAAGGTTCATCTTTGCAGAATGTGAATCATATAGCTCATCTCTCTGGTGCTTTGGTTGGTGTTGCTTTAGTCCTTTTCCTTTATAGAATTCCTACACAGCCTTCTGATCTGGATTCAAAGGATGGAAATGGTAaacaaacttga
- the LOC120260396 gene encoding LEAF RUST 10 DISEASE-RESISTANCE LOCUS RECEPTOR-LIKE PROTEIN KINASE-like 2.1, protein MQMTQTSFFYWSSHFLFLLFLSHSFRPSSTHPPVPTTKPGEYLSADYYNYYCANSLPLQCSNIMTDDIKYPFRTSNQPSFCGHPDPGFELTCAKGMLSIQIGNKKYHVLKDISYGNRVLQLLDFDLLFAGPSCPQKMSNTSFDFSLFTYPDDNQDTNLTMFLNCHDPLHDIPDPIMDFLFPTQCYNNEFFGQYSYFTLQSFGQKLPMHDLLANCCDTTVLLPVSNLNFSPETFRNGIMNYFSKALKFGFNLTWTVDQGWCEDECLKTGGICGSDPNGTKANACFCPAGIFSNGTSCAGKNSMLKNKRVIIGVGAVAAGILALGCLWLLYFPRRKRQQQSSCTLLEVCCWHGRTSEDQTIETFLQKHGTVSPKRYSYLEVKKMTNSFHHKLGEGGFGSVFKGNFTDGHTVAVKLLNNTRGDGEEFLNEVASIGRTSHINIVTLLGFCFQGSKRALIYDFMPNGSLDKYIYAEDPKTMLCWDKLFQIAVGIARGLEYLHRGCNTRIVHFDIKPHNILLDEDFCPKISDFGLAKFGTHKESIILSMADTRGTMGFIAPEVFSRSFGVVSSKSDVYSYGMMVLEMVGGRKNLKASADRTSEIYFPHWIYEHKDQDGDLQQYGVTTETEEIAKKMILIGLWCIQTRPEDRPSMNKVVEMLQGSIDELQIPPKPYLSSPSRSLQCSSLTMALS, encoded by the exons ATGCAGATGACTCAAACGTCCTTCTTCTACTGGAGCTCTCACTTTctatttctcttgtttctctCTCATTCATTCCGGCCTTCCTCCACACACCCACCAGTACCCACCACCAAACCAGGAGAGTACTTGTCAGCAGactattacaattattattgcGCCAATAGCCTTCCCCTCCAGTGCAGCAACATCATGACCGACGACATCAAGTACCCTTTCCGGACATCTAATCAGCCGTCTTTCTGTGGTCATCCTGACCCTGGCTTCGAACTCACATGCGCCAAAGGCATGCTGTCCATCCAAATTGGTAATAAGAAgtaccatgtattgaaggacaTCAGTTATGGAAACCGAGTCCTTCAACTCCTGGATTTTGATCTTCTGTTCGCTGGTCCTTCTTGCCCTCAAAAGATGAGCAATACCTCCTTTGACTTTTCCCTATTCACGTACCCAGATGATAATCAGGATACTAACCTCACCATGTTCCTTAATTGCCATGACCCCCTGCATGACATCCCTGACCCCATCATGGATTTCCTCTTCCCTACCCAATGTTATAATAACGAGTTCTTTGGGCAGTACTCGTACTTCACGTTACAGAGCTTCGGCCAGAAATTACCTATGCATGATCTCTTAGCCAATTGTTGTGACACCACGGTGTTGCTTCCGGTGtctaatttgaattttagtcCTGAGACCTTCCGAAATGGGATCATGAATTACTTCTCAAAGGCACTCAAGTTTGGCTTTAACCTCACTTGGACTGTCGACCAAGGCTGGTGCGAAGACGAGTGCCTCAAGACCGGTGGAATCTGCGGGTCCGACCCAAATGGCACCAAAGCAAACGCGTGCTTCTGTCCCGCCGGCATCTTTAGTAATGGCACTTCCTGCGCTG GGAAGAACAGCATGCTCAAGAACAAGCGTGTAATTATAG GTGTTGGAGCGGTTGCTGCTGGCATCCTTGCACTTGGCTGCTTATGGCTGTTGTATTTTCCTCGAAGAAAGAGACAGCAGCAAAGCTCTTGCACTCTCCTCG AAGTTTGTTGTTGGCACGGTAGAACAAGTGAAGATCAAACCATAGAGACATTCTTGCAGAAACATGGAACAGTATCCCCAAAAAGATACAGCTATttggaagtgaagaagatgACAAATTCTTTCCACCATAAACTAGGAGAAGGTGGCTTTGGCAGTGTGTTCAAAGGCAATTTTACTGATGGACACACAGTGGCTGTGAAACTCTTAAATAACACcagaggagatggagaagaattTCTCAATGAAGTGGCCAGCATAGGGAGGACATCCCACATCAACATTGTTACTCTGCTGGGTTTCTGCTTCCAAGGATCAAAAAGAGCTCTAATTTATGACTTCATGCCAAATGGCTCCCTCGATAAGTACATCTATGCTGAAGATCCAAAGACAATGCTCTGTTGGGACAAGTTGTTCCAAATTGCAGTTGGTATTGCTAGAGGATTGGAGTACTTACACCGTGGTTGCAATACTAGAATTGTTCATTTTGATATCAAGCCTCATAACATACTCTTGGATGAAGATTTCTGTCCTAAGATCTCTGATTTTGGACTTGCAAAATTTGGTACGCATAAAGAGAGTATAATATTATCGATGGCAGATACTAGAGGAACTATGGGGTTTATTGCCCCTGAAGTCTTCTCCAGGAGCTTCGGAGTTGTTTCTAGTAAGTCAGATGTCTATAGTTATGGTATGATGGTATTGGAAATGGTTGGAGGGAGGAAGAACCTGAAAGCATCTGCTGATAGAACCAGTGAGATTTATTTCCCTCATTGGATTTATGAGCACAAAGATCAAGATGGAGATCTTCAACAATATGGAGTGACAACTGAAACTGAAGAAATTGCGAAGAAGATGATCTTGATTGGGTTGTGGTGCATTCAAACAAGGCCAGAGGATAGACCTTCAATGAATAAAGTGGTGGAAATGCTTCAGGGAAGCATTGATGAATTGCAAATTCCACCAAAGCCATACTTGTCTTCACCTTCAAGGTCATTACAGTGTAGCTCTTTAACCATGGCATTGTCCTAA